In one Poecilia reticulata strain Guanapo linkage group LG8, Guppy_female_1.0+MT, whole genome shotgun sequence genomic region, the following are encoded:
- the ccp110 gene encoding centriolar coiled-coil protein of 110 kDa codes for MESYEEFCMRSLAMLQEGKLKKKTCEPLCSLKTGSVIRFHGIPILLPLNEERSEEEEEDDDEDISLDSLLKRSREYVQREQNQQRSAEMVDPISKVPPAECVSLKQQQRCSPIMDSGVEFGFSLHHSPVGPTPMQQQPPYDPSPQKSVPLSPVKPERYAHLPSPESSVSPRPCRRKPRPVSTGNIHISFPIGPADLIARSPGRVEDGAGRVNWSEALSAGSICNLGVERRDSNRRSSHCGFRRRCHTLDSQLNTFQSGAXQVDRSQERLPRFMAGVTWLAPSRRTPAAPLNQSYKVESPSACLLRPRGSPDESPVPNNSKKTPVVLRNATELQVKSEETQWRTQALEDMQRRLEEEHALQMSILLAEQEKEQQRLHLELEETEXRLKKHECERPRSGDTFDWSYRSVSGSCPIMSPSCPGLSPIHTSSERPSGHTLGFPSAVPASVMTPPVQPAAYLWGSTRTANKSRVRLSLVLTAEHQKAFCQIGAMIRGFLTRRLLKTEKLKQLCQTVVDTQEFIQSFETEAAQKRGPYTAQDLSLQERVRAQLRAALYDIHEIFFEIPLRDRLALLQQERELRAERKLRDLEKAKTPKDRVSLSAATQRSLDRKKKVSESPAAARKAQHKPKSPTTNRVQKPSQGQTSSTPGQLNRQGSWYRKTPEDRVRRLDTMKKQHSLG; via the exons ATGGAGAGCTATGARGAGTTCTGTATGCGGAGTTTGGCCATGCTGCAGGAGGGGAAACTCAAGAAGAAGACATGTGAGCCGCTTTGTTCCCTGAAAACAGGCTCTGTCATCCGCTTTCATGGGATACCTATACTTTTGCCTTTG AATGAAGAGAGAagtgaagaggaagaggaggatgatgatgaggacATAAGCTTGGACAGCCTCCTTAAGAGATCGAGGGAGTACGTGCAACGGGAGCAGAATCAGCAGAGATCAGCAGAGATGGTTGACCCGATCAGCAAGGTTCCSCCAGCAGAGTGTGTTTCtctcaaacagcagcagaggtgTAGCCCCATCATGGACTCTGGTGTTGAGTTTGGATTCAGTCTGCATCACAGCCCAGTTGGCCCAACGCcaatgcagcagcagcctccATATGACCCCAGTCCCCAAAAGTCTGTCCCCCTCTCACCGGTCAAACCAGAGCGATATGCTCACCTCCCTAGCCCGGAGTCCAGCGTCAGCCCCCGTCCATGTAGGCGCAAACCACGGCCAGTTTCTACAGGGAACATCCACATCTCGTTTCCAATCGGCCCTGCAGACCTAATCGCTCGAAGCCCAGGGAGGGTAGAGGATGGCGCTGGACGGGTGAACTGGTCAGAGGCTCTCTCGGCTGGTTCCATCTGCAACTTGGGTGTAGAGAGGAGGGATAGCAACCGTCGCTCCAGTCACTGCG GATTTCGCCGGCGYTGCCACACACTGGACAGCCAGCTAAATACCTTCCAGTCTGGAGCTGASCAGGTTGACCGGAGCCAGGAAAGGCTCCCTCGCTTCATGGCAGGTGTTACGTGGCTTGCTCCAAGTAGGCGCACCCCAGCTGCCCCTTTAAACCAATCATACAAGGTAGAAAGCCCTTCTGCGTGTCTGCTGAGGCCCCGTGGGAGTCCAGATGAGTCCCCGGTGCCGAACAACAGCAAGAAAACACCAGTTGTCCTGAGAAATGCTACTGAGTTACAAGTCAAGTCAG AGGAGACGCAGTGGCGAACCCAGGCTCTGGAAGATATGCAAAGGCGTTTAGAGGAGGAACATGCCCTGCAGATGTCCATCCTTCTAGCTGAGCAGGAAAAGGAGCAACAGCGCCTCCATCTG GAGCTCGAGGAGACAGAGARAAGACTGAAGAAGCACGAGTGTGAGAGGCCAAGAAGTGGGGACACGTTTGACTGGAGCTACAGGTCTGTGAGTGGCAGCTGTCCCATAATGAGCCCCTCCTGTCCTGGACTGAGCCCCATTCACACTTCATCAGAGCGACCGTCTGGGCACACTTTAG GTTTTCCCAGTGCGGTTCCTGCCAGTGTGATGACCCCCCCTGTCCAGCCTGCTGCTTATCTGTGGGGATCGACAAGRACAGCAAACAAATCCCGAGTGAGGCTAAGTCTG GTTCTAACAGCAGAGCATCAGAAGGCTTTTTGTCAAATCGGTGCCATGATTCGTGGCTTCCTCACMCGCAGGYTGCTCAAAACAGAGAAGCTGAAACAGCTGTGCCAAACCGTTGTG GATACGCAAGAATTCATTCAATCATTTGAGACTGAAGCTGCACAGAAGAGAGGACCCTACACAGCACAAGATCTCTCCCTGCAGGAGAGAGTCAGAGCCCAG CTACGTGCAGCCCTGTATGACATCCATGAGATCTTCTTTGAAATACCTTTGAGGGACCGACTGGCCCTTCTGCAGCAGGAAAGGGAGCTGCGTGCAGAGAGGAAGCTTCGAGATCTG GAGAAAGCCAAGACCCCCAAAGACAGAgtgtctctctctgctgctACACAGAGGTCTCTGGACAGGAAGAAGAA GGTCAGCGAATCGCCAGCAGCGGCCAGGAAGGCGCAGCATAAGCCAAAAAGCCCCACCACCAACAG agttCAGAAGCCAAGTCAGGGCCAGACTTCCTCTACTCCAGGCCAGCTGAACCGTCAGGG GAGCTGGTACAGAAAGACTCCAGAAGACAGAGTGAGGCGCTTGGACACCATGAAGAAGCARCACTCTTTGGGTTAA
- the LOC103469198 gene encoding nuclear GTPase SLIP-GC-like: MGDFVCDTLTQAGLSNLIKIFKDEGIDRESFYMLQDADIEKLIPRMGPKLKFKNLLRRLKAEQTLNESPHHFPTHGHQTGEATDMTEVLPSTSDTGKRKSGQQLDNKGQPAAKRKCETNLSTEARMLNEVRNTMGDIYAMLQDGSDLNKILKTKIKNLETEKKELVGVFGKTGAGKTSLINAVLEEKNLLPSGSVSACTSVMIKVEGNRGNEKYEAEIEFISPDDWEDELASLLSIIKKGNQETQDNVDDTDEEYHDAVDKLSALYDEEWREKSCEQLMETKYFKEIPEFLLSKQKTLVFESAKDLSTHIVKYTRDAAKNENYDEIKQWYWPLVKCVTVRVPDNPFLQHVTLVDLPGNGDRNKSRDTMWKGIVGDCSTVWVVTEINRAASEQESWDILKNVASQIGNGGECRHIHIVCTKSDDIDDSNELTKAETKALILKRNAKAKESVGKELNKLDKIKKHFSDECFQVFTVSSRDFFRKRDLSPEETEIPKLQEFLQBLNDCHSETLNYVSGAHGILSLIHGASRRKEDDRIKEVFXALDKNLTFQTESIKNEMMKIYNVFEECLQEGVERSKNSYGNILKTTLYPHKRDGRGFCRQLKKAVENEGVCRPRKGREMNINMNLTSLLTDSIDEEFRATFPNDGKCGPFKGVIYGFSLVTKELKEKYKDVELQLISLKSEEERLKTSLNKSIRKRKKIVYRSLTKTIGETMHDC; encoded by the exons ATGGGTGACTTTGTTTGTGACACACTAACCCAGGCCGGTCTGAGtaacttgattaaaatatttaaag ATGAAGGGATTGATAGAGAAAGTTTTTATATGCTTCAGGATGCAGACATCGAAAAGTTGATTCCAAGAATGGGACCAaagttaaaattcaaaaatttaCTCAGACGGTTAAAG GCAGAACAAACCCTAAATGAGAGCCCACATCATTTTCCAACACAT gGTCACCAGACTGGTGAAGCAACAGATATGACTGAG GTTTTACCTTCTACAAGTGACACAG gaaAACGAAAATCTGGCCAACAGTTGGACAACAAAGGACAACCAGCAGCAAAAAGGAAGTGTGAGACAAATTTGTCAACAG AAGCAAGGATGTTAAATGAAGTGAGAAACACGATGGGGGACATCTATGCCATGTTGCAAGATGGCAGTGATCTTAATAAGATCTTGAA AACTAAAATCAAGAATCTAGAGACAGAAAAGAAGGAGCTGGTTGGTGTCTTTGGTAAAACTGGAGCTGGAAAGACGTCTTTGATAAACGCTGTCCTTGAAGAGAAGAATCTGTTGCCCTCTGGAAGTGTTAGTGCCTGCACCTCAGTCATGATTAAAGTGGAGGGTAACAGGGGCAATGAAAAATACGAGGCAGAAATTGAATTCATTTCACCTGAC gactgGGAAGATGAATTGGCGTCACTGCTTTCTatcattaaaaaaggaaatcaagAAACGCAAGACAATGTTGAYGACACTGATGAAGAATACCATGACGCTGTTGATAAGCTGTCAGCTCTGTATGATGAAGAATGGAGGGAAAAATCCTGTGAACAACTCATGGAGACGAAGTACTTCAAAGAAATTCCAGAATTTCttctttcaaaacagaaaaccttgGTCTTTGAATCA GCTAAGGATCTATCTACACATATTGTCAAATATACAAGGGATGCTGCAAAAAACGAAAACTATGACGAAATAAAGCAGTGGTACTGGCCACTTGTGAAGTGTGTGACTGTCAGGGTACCAGATAATCCTTTTCTCCAACACGTCACACTTGTGGACCTTCCTGGCAATGGAGACCGTAATAAAAGCAGAGATACAATGTGGAAAGGG ATTGTTGGAGACTGTTCTACCGTCTGGGTTGTCACTGAAATCAATCGAGCAGCATCAGAGCAAGAATCTTGGGACATCCTGAAAAATGTTGCCAGTCAGATTGGAAACGGTGGCGAGTGTCGACACATTCACATTGTCTGCACCAAGTCTGATGATATTGATGATTCAAATGAACT caCCAAAGCTGAAACTAAAGCCTTGATACTTAAGAGAAATGCAAAAGCCAAAGAAAGTGTGGGAAAAGAACTCAACAAACTCGACAAGATTAAA AAACACTTCAGCGATGAGTGTTTTCAGGTCTTCACTGTGAGCTCCAGAGATTTTTTCAGGAAGAGAGATCTAAGTCCAGAGGAGACTG aaataCCCAAGCTTCAGGAATTTTTGCAARATCTTAATGACTGTCACTCAGAGACATTAAACTATGTGTCTGGAGCTCATGGGATCCTCTCTTTGATTCATGGGGCCAGCAGAAGAAAAGAG GATGACAGAATTAAGGAGGTGTTTGRGGCTCTTGATAAAAATCTAACCTTTCAAACTGAGtcaatcaaaaatgaaatgatgaagATTTACAACGTTTTTGAAGAATGCCTTCAAGAGGGAGTTGAGAGATCCAAAAACTCATATGGAAACATCTTGAAGACCACYCTCTATCCCCAT AAAAGGGATGGTCGGGGATTTTGTAGGCAACTGAAAAAAGCAGTAGAAAATGAAGGAGTCTGCAGACCTAGGAAGGGAAGAGAAATGAACATCAACATGAACTTGACTTCCCTTCTGACTGACAGCATTGATGAGGAATTCAGAGCCACTTTTCC aaATGATGGAAAATGTGGCCCATTCAAAGGAGTGATCTATGGTTTTTCACTTGTCACTAAAGAACTAAAAGAGAAGTACAAAGATGTGGAACTGCAGCTGATATCTCTCAAGTCAGAG gaAGAACGTCTGAAGACAAGTCTGAACAAAAGTATTCGTAAGCGCAAAAAAATAGTCTACCGAAGTCTAACAAAAACCATTGGGGAAACAATGCACGACTGC